One part of the Anaeromyxobacter sp. Fw109-5 genome encodes these proteins:
- the dapE gene encoding succinyl-diaminopimelate desuccinylase, with protein MSSDLAESLAQRTSALCAMLSPIGQERALCDAVESWARGRFPRVERVKDSLVVRVDGDGGPGRPTVALCGHLDTVPVHDEDRHPPRREGGRLVAPGASDMKGGVAVAMELAERLPRAARFCDLVLVLYAREEGPYLENELEDVLRAPGLLAGVDLALCLEPTDNVLQLGCVGSIHATVTFHGRAAHSARPWHGENAVHRAGALLAELHARAAREATSGGLRFREVLSATRIEGGRARNVVPDRCTLNLNFRFAPDRSLDAAARELVAIAARHGAETELTDLSPACPAYAEHPIVKRLLERTGIAVEPKQAWTDVARLAVHGIPAANLGPGATSQAHQRGEWVELAALARGYEIYERFLAAE; from the coding sequence ATGAGCTCGGACCTCGCCGAGTCGCTGGCGCAGCGCACCTCCGCCCTGTGCGCGATGCTCTCGCCCATCGGGCAGGAGCGCGCGCTCTGCGACGCCGTGGAGAGCTGGGCGCGGGGGCGCTTCCCGCGCGTCGAGCGGGTGAAGGACTCGCTCGTCGTGCGGGTGGACGGCGACGGCGGCCCCGGGCGGCCGACGGTGGCGCTGTGCGGGCACCTCGACACGGTGCCCGTGCACGACGAGGACCGCCACCCGCCCCGCCGCGAGGGCGGCCGGCTGGTCGCGCCGGGCGCGTCGGACATGAAGGGCGGGGTCGCGGTCGCGATGGAGCTCGCCGAGCGGCTGCCGCGCGCGGCGCGCTTCTGCGATCTCGTCCTCGTGCTCTACGCGCGCGAGGAGGGGCCCTACCTCGAGAACGAGCTCGAGGACGTGCTGCGCGCGCCGGGGCTCCTCGCCGGCGTGGACCTGGCGCTCTGCCTCGAGCCGACCGACAACGTGCTCCAGCTCGGCTGCGTCGGCTCCATCCACGCGACGGTCACCTTCCACGGCCGCGCCGCGCACTCGGCCCGCCCGTGGCACGGCGAGAACGCCGTCCACCGCGCCGGGGCGCTCCTCGCCGAGCTGCACGCGCGCGCCGCGCGCGAGGCGACGAGCGGCGGGCTCCGCTTCCGGGAGGTGCTCTCCGCGACGCGCATCGAGGGCGGGCGGGCGCGCAACGTGGTCCCGGACCGCTGCACCCTGAACCTCAACTTCCGCTTCGCGCCGGATCGCTCCCTCGACGCCGCCGCGAGGGAGCTCGTCGCGATCGCCGCGCGCCACGGCGCCGAGACGGAGCTCACGGACCTCTCTCCGGCCTGCCCGGCCTACGCGGAGCACCCGATCGTGAAGCGGCTGCTCGAGCGGACCGGGATCGCCGTGGAGCCGAAGCAGGCCTGGACGGACGTGGCGCGGCTCGCGGTGCACGGCATCCCCGCGGCGAACCTCGGCCCCGGCGCCACGAGCCAGGCGCACCAGCGCGGGGAGTGGGTCGAGCTCGCCGCGCTCGCGCGAGGCTACGAGATCTACGAGCGGTTTCTCGCCGCCGAGTGA
- a CDS encoding NHL repeat-containing protein, with the protein MPGPLARTALVALVACLAAPLAAGAAPERAGLRLQVEVVGLPGDVGARVIVTGPRDVRTTLTASATLEVLAPGAYTIAASPVRLEGVFVDSLYEPERGSLRAVVAPGKPATVTVRYRLRGGSGLLWMAAANDKAVVGFTSSELGAGGKAAGRKVSDGGRTTRGLAFDANGDLWISGDCSGTLSRLPAAQLAASGARQAAVVLKPAGPGRCLDGLAIGRDGRLWAADRASGQLLGFSPAQLARSGAVAPEVVIQSPDPKRPKLRNPCGLAFDARQNLWVSNTDGGDSVVMYAPAQLAASGSPEPTVVLTSSGNRTLSSPRGLAFDASGNLWVANRYGPIARFTPEQLKRSGSPEPAAALAVAGIARQTELVGLAFDEDGNLWVSNRVNPARLAMFRAAEVARTGAAPAAFVDGTFAAPGHLALSLPPRALPVAPAEDADADEARAGAGGPADAPR; encoded by the coding sequence ATGCCCGGTCCGCTCGCCCGAACCGCCCTCGTCGCGCTGGTCGCCTGCCTCGCTGCGCCGCTCGCGGCAGGCGCGGCGCCCGAGCGCGCGGGGCTGCGCCTGCAGGTGGAAGTCGTAGGGCTGCCCGGAGACGTGGGGGCGCGGGTGATCGTCACCGGTCCCCGGGACGTCCGCACCACGCTGACCGCGAGCGCCACGCTCGAGGTCCTCGCCCCCGGCGCGTACACGATCGCGGCCTCGCCCGTTCGGCTGGAAGGCGTCTTCGTGGACTCGCTCTACGAGCCGGAGCGCGGCTCGCTCCGCGCCGTGGTCGCGCCCGGGAAGCCCGCCACCGTCACGGTCCGGTACCGCCTGCGCGGCGGCTCCGGGCTGCTCTGGATGGCGGCGGCGAACGACAAGGCGGTGGTGGGCTTCACGAGCTCGGAGCTCGGCGCCGGCGGCAAGGCGGCGGGGCGGAAGGTGTCCGACGGCGGCCGCACCACTCGAGGCCTCGCCTTCGACGCGAACGGCGACCTCTGGATCTCGGGCGACTGCAGCGGGACGCTGAGCCGCCTCCCGGCGGCGCAGCTCGCCGCGAGCGGCGCTCGCCAGGCGGCCGTGGTGCTGAAGCCGGCGGGGCCGGGACGGTGCCTGGACGGCCTCGCGATCGGGCGCGACGGCCGGCTGTGGGCGGCGGACCGCGCCTCGGGACAGCTGCTCGGGTTCTCGCCCGCCCAGCTCGCGCGCTCGGGCGCGGTCGCGCCGGAGGTGGTGATCCAGTCGCCCGATCCGAAGCGTCCCAAGCTGCGGAACCCCTGCGGCCTCGCCTTCGACGCCCGCCAGAACCTGTGGGTCTCCAACACCGACGGCGGGGACAGCGTGGTCATGTACGCGCCCGCGCAGCTCGCCGCGTCCGGCAGCCCGGAGCCCACGGTCGTCCTCACGTCCTCTGGGAACCGCACGCTCTCCAGCCCGCGCGGCCTCGCCTTCGACGCGAGCGGGAACCTGTGGGTCGCGAACCGCTACGGCCCCATCGCCAGGTTCACTCCCGAGCAGCTGAAGAGGAGCGGCTCGCCCGAGCCGGCCGCGGCGCTCGCCGTGGCGGGGATCGCCAGGCAGACGGAGCTCGTGGGCCTCGCGTTCGACGAGGACGGCAACCTCTGGGTCTCGAACAGGGTGAACCCGGCGCGCCTGGCCATGTTCCGCGCCGCCGAGGTCGCGCGCACCGGGGCCGCGCCCGCGGCGTTCGTGGACGGCACGTTCGCGGCGCCGGGGCACCTCGCGCTCTCGCTGCCACCCCGCGCGCTGCCAGTCGCCCCCGCGGAGGACGCGGACGCAGACGAGGCCCGGGCCGGGGCCGGCGGCCCCGCCGACGCTCCGAGGTGA
- a CDS encoding RadC family protein, with product MSRRPALACHERMEQLGVRALADVELLTILLGPTAGVNSTRDAAQRLLDAVPLSQLAWASADEIRQHPGIGPARAAAIAAAFEIGRRGAWAPPKRGERVLDPARVYELMRPLAHAEREEFHTVLLDVRGRLIKTVKIAEGSLTQCPVSPRDALREPVRIGAHGVVFVHNHPSSGDPSPSADDADLTDRLRAAADLVGVLARDHVIVAASGYYSFVEAGRWRR from the coding sequence GTGAGCCGGCGACCTGCCCTGGCGTGCCACGAGCGGATGGAGCAGCTCGGCGTCCGCGCGCTCGCGGACGTGGAGCTGCTCACGATCCTGCTCGGGCCGACTGCAGGCGTGAACTCGACACGCGACGCCGCGCAGCGGCTCCTCGACGCGGTCCCGCTGTCGCAGCTCGCCTGGGCGTCGGCGGACGAGATCCGCCAGCATCCGGGCATCGGGCCGGCGCGCGCCGCCGCGATCGCCGCCGCCTTCGAGATCGGGCGCCGCGGGGCGTGGGCTCCGCCGAAGCGCGGCGAGCGCGTGCTCGATCCGGCGCGGGTGTACGAGCTGATGCGGCCGCTCGCCCACGCGGAGCGCGAGGAGTTCCACACGGTCCTGCTCGACGTCCGGGGGCGCCTCATCAAGACCGTAAAGATCGCCGAGGGCTCGCTCACGCAGTGCCCCGTGTCGCCGCGGGACGCGCTGCGCGAGCCGGTACGGATCGGCGCCCACGGCGTCGTCTTCGTGCACAACCACCCGAGCAGCGGGGACCCGAGCCCGAGCGCAGACGACGCGGATCTCACGGATCGGCTACGGGCCGCCGCAGACCTCGTGGGCGTGCTCGCGCGGGACCACGTGATCGTGGCGGCGAGCGGGTACTACAGCTTCGTCGAGGCGGGGCGCTGGAGGAGGTGA
- a CDS encoding collagen binding domain-containing protein: MYSISGTVRGGAGFTISLSGTATRSTTTDANGNYSFSGLANGSYTVTPSDSAYAFSPPSSDISITSANVTGQDFTAYASAMYSISGTVRGGAGFTISLSGTATRSTTTDANGNYSFSGLANGSYTVTPSDSAYAFSPPSSDISITSANVTGQDFTAYASARYWDGCTPDACGPAMGAPNYLCTDGTIGGPGPCKRGEGGDCGWSYRSCPTVTLCAGCVLLGYSATACEPPQAGVSGPSGQCVAGPDDTCSELLLQCFTP, from the coding sequence ATGTACAGCATTTCGGGCACAGTGCGGGGAGGCGCGGGCTTCACGATTTCGCTATCTGGGACGGCGACCCGTTCCACGACTACGGATGCAAACGGGAACTACAGCTTCAGTGGCCTCGCGAATGGCAGCTACACGGTGACGCCGAGCGACAGTGCGTACGCGTTCTCGCCGCCGAGCTCGGACATCAGCATCACGAGCGCGAACGTCACCGGGCAAGACTTCACCGCCTACGCAAGCGCGATGTACAGCATTTCGGGCACAGTGCGGGGAGGCGCGGGCTTCACGATTTCGCTATCCGGGACGGCGACCCGTTCCACGACTACGGATGCAAACGGGAACTACAGCTTCAGTGGTCTCGCGAATGGCAGCTACACGGTGACGCCGAGCGACAGTGCGTACGCGTTCTCGCCGCCGAGCTCGGACATCAGCATCACGAGCGCGAACGTCACCGGGCAAGACTTCACCGCCTACGCGAGTGCGAGGTATTGGGACGGGTGCACCCCCGATGCCTGCGGTCCCGCCATGGGCGCGCCGAACTACCTGTGCACCGACGGTACCATCGGCGGCCCCGGCCCGTGCAAGCGCGGTGAGGGCGGTGATTGCGGGTGGTCGTACCGTTCGTGCCCGACCGTTACGCTGTGCGCGGGGTGCGTCCTCCTCGGATACTCAGCGACCGCATGTGAGCCGCCGCAGGCGGGCGTGTCGGGGCCGTCCGGGCAGTGCGTAGCCGGGCCGGACGACACCTGCTCCGAACTGCTGCTCCAGTGCTTCACGCCGTGA
- a CDS encoding Rrf2 family transcriptional regulator: MKSSLYGAGAEYALHSLLILAVRSEPVSVRDLARFQDLPERFLAKLFTRLQKAGLVEATEGVRGGFALARPAARIAVRDVLEAVDPNRTLFECAEIRRHCALFGAEPPAWSISGMCRIHLFMKEAEGALQGFLASKTLADLGHEFERKAPEPFLRDAEAWFQERRVGRTAARSGGRRGKAPAALSSKHPAVNAGKRRSPR, from the coding sequence ATGAAATCCTCTCTGTACGGAGCTGGTGCCGAGTACGCGCTGCACTCGCTGCTGATCCTCGCGGTCCGCTCGGAGCCGGTCAGCGTGCGCGACCTCGCGCGCTTCCAGGACCTGCCGGAGCGCTTTCTCGCGAAGCTCTTCACGCGGCTCCAGAAGGCCGGGCTCGTCGAGGCGACGGAGGGCGTGCGAGGCGGGTTCGCGCTCGCCCGCCCGGCGGCGCGGATCGCGGTGCGCGACGTGCTCGAGGCCGTCGATCCCAACCGGACGCTGTTCGAGTGCGCCGAGATCCGGCGCCATTGCGCGTTGTTCGGCGCGGAGCCGCCGGCCTGGAGCATCTCCGGGATGTGCCGCATCCACCTGTTCATGAAGGAGGCGGAGGGCGCGCTCCAGGGCTTCCTGGCCTCGAAAACGCTCGCGGACCTGGGCCACGAGTTCGAGCGGAAGGCGCCGGAGCCGTTTCTCCGGGACGCCGAGGCCTGGTTCCAGGAGCGCAGGGTCGGGCGGACAGCGGCAAGGAGCGGTGGGCGCCGTGGGAAGGCCCCGGCGGCCCTGAGCTCGAAGCACCCGGCAGTCAACGCAGGCAAAAGGAGAAGTCCTCGATGA
- a CDS encoding tetratricopeptide repeat protein, which translates to MPPSIVEKYEQILAADPRSRIFVELAKALVERGDAARAVEVCRRGLEHHPSSILGRVVWGRALLDTGDAGGAVAQFEAAVAVDPASPYAFNLVGEALVAKKHFAQALPYLERAVELQPADARVRGWLDQARRQLGVGAVTPQPGPKQAPEQEDSETTIQVGLRRRSSSAATPAPTSAPAPAATGTAISTATSTAIPTATSTSSPETAHPEPFDSAASGRSAQDRLRVSATAETGTRGAPPVLSRVAPAGETSAAGTVPGAGATAPITPPPLRAPATPPPLSPDPSRSVLYMIPTETTRDVIGPSAAGRVGALRAPAGAAPDAAEADRLAQQFADELRKKLLAETPPPAPSRLRRSRRLLGAAAIVLAVGAAVAVYLVADAKRATALAATAGVRARAGLARDTLGSLREAARLLEEARRASEDPELVSLSAQVAALLAVEHGDEAARKLAAELARDPRSGDGGRVVDYLLAASPAEAKDAEGSLLDARPSSAPLVQELAGRVLVGRGELEAGRGRLEIAARANPPLLRALSELGDLSLRAGDADRALALYRAALGAHPTHPRSVVGAAEARLATRRDLADAARELAAVEADPASAPPQDLRLRFELAAARVALARGEPAEAAARLARATESLGQTGTLAAALAEAHLAARDWDRAEAAAARAVQLEPREVSHRLLLARAQVGRGRPAAALAALAPVDGRAVRIQRAIARLRLGQPAAARRELEATGRDGRMPAEAAVWYALADVALGRAPRARALLEKLSLARTPPPLVHAALGRALEAEGNLAGAERAYRTAAEREPDAPEGLAGLGRVLVARGHAKDAIAPLEDAVRMDPADLEARRALGEARLVAGLAGSARAELDAVLLARPNDVPALTLLSAAWLAEGEASEARRAAERAVAAGPRDGRALLAAARAAHVAGDLAAAKPLAARALKAGLRGDDTVEAKKILTFAGKQVAMNAPSSAKKVPAAVSKPARRR; encoded by the coding sequence ATGCCCCCCTCCATCGTCGAGAAATACGAGCAGATCCTCGCAGCCGATCCCCGCTCGCGCATCTTCGTCGAGCTCGCGAAGGCGCTCGTGGAGCGCGGCGACGCGGCCCGCGCCGTCGAGGTGTGCCGCCGCGGGCTCGAGCACCACCCGTCGTCGATCCTGGGCCGGGTGGTCTGGGGCCGCGCGCTCCTCGACACGGGCGACGCGGGCGGCGCGGTCGCGCAGTTCGAGGCAGCGGTCGCCGTCGATCCGGCGAGCCCGTACGCCTTCAACCTCGTCGGCGAGGCGCTCGTCGCGAAGAAGCACTTCGCCCAGGCGCTGCCGTACCTCGAGCGGGCCGTCGAGCTGCAGCCCGCGGACGCGCGCGTGCGCGGCTGGCTCGACCAGGCACGCCGGCAGCTCGGCGTGGGAGCCGTGACGCCGCAGCCGGGCCCGAAGCAGGCGCCCGAGCAGGAAGACTCGGAGACGACGATCCAGGTCGGGTTGAGGAGGCGCTCGAGCTCGGCCGCGACGCCGGCGCCGACCTCGGCCCCCGCCCCGGCCGCGACCGGGACCGCTATCTCGACCGCGACCTCGACCGCGATCCCCACCGCGACCTCGACCTCGTCTCCTGAGACCGCTCATCCCGAGCCCTTCGACTCCGCGGCCTCCGGCCGCTCCGCTCAGGACAGGCTGCGCGTCTCCGCGACAGCGGAGACGGGGACTCGAGGGGCCCCGCCCGTGCTCTCGCGCGTGGCGCCGGCGGGCGAGACCTCCGCCGCGGGTACCGTCCCGGGCGCGGGAGCGACCGCTCCCATCACCCCCCCGCCGCTCCGCGCCCCCGCGACGCCTCCCCCGCTCTCGCCGGATCCGTCGCGCTCGGTGCTTTACATGATCCCGACCGAGACGACCCGGGACGTCATCGGTCCGTCCGCCGCCGGCCGCGTGGGCGCGCTGCGCGCGCCCGCGGGCGCGGCGCCCGACGCCGCCGAGGCGGATCGGCTCGCGCAGCAGTTCGCCGACGAGCTTCGGAAGAAGCTGCTCGCGGAGACGCCTCCGCCCGCTCCCTCACGGCTTCGCCGTAGCCGCCGCCTGCTCGGCGCCGCCGCGATCGTGCTCGCCGTCGGCGCGGCGGTCGCCGTCTACCTCGTGGCGGACGCCAAGCGCGCCACCGCCCTCGCCGCCACCGCCGGCGTCCGGGCGCGCGCGGGGCTCGCCCGCGACACGCTCGGCTCGCTGCGCGAGGCCGCCCGCCTCCTGGAGGAGGCGCGCCGCGCGTCCGAGGATCCGGAGCTCGTCTCCCTCTCCGCCCAGGTCGCCGCGCTGCTCGCCGTCGAGCACGGCGACGAGGCCGCCCGCAAGCTCGCGGCGGAGCTCGCCCGCGATCCCCGCTCCGGCGACGGCGGCCGCGTCGTGGACTACCTCCTCGCCGCGTCGCCCGCCGAGGCGAAGGACGCGGAGGGGTCGCTCCTCGACGCGCGTCCGTCGTCCGCCCCGCTGGTCCAGGAGCTCGCGGGGCGCGTGCTCGTCGGGCGCGGCGAGCTCGAGGCCGGCCGCGGTCGGCTCGAGATCGCCGCGCGCGCGAACCCGCCGCTCCTGCGCGCCCTCTCGGAGCTCGGCGACCTCTCCCTCCGCGCGGGCGACGCGGACCGCGCCCTCGCGCTCTACCGCGCCGCGCTCGGCGCGCACCCGACGCACCCGCGCTCGGTCGTCGGCGCGGCCGAGGCCCGGCTCGCGACCCGCCGCGACCTGGCGGACGCCGCCCGCGAGCTCGCCGCGGTGGAGGCCGATCCCGCGAGCGCCCCGCCGCAGGATCTCCGGCTCCGCTTCGAGCTGGCCGCTGCCCGCGTCGCGCTCGCGCGAGGCGAGCCGGCCGAGGCCGCGGCGCGGCTCGCGCGCGCGACGGAGTCGCTCGGGCAGACCGGCACGCTCGCCGCGGCGCTCGCCGAGGCCCACCTCGCCGCCCGCGACTGGGACCGCGCGGAGGCCGCCGCCGCGCGCGCCGTGCAGCTCGAGCCGCGCGAGGTCTCGCATCGGCTCCTGCTCGCCCGCGCGCAGGTCGGCAGGGGCCGGCCCGCCGCCGCCCTCGCCGCGCTCGCCCCGGTCGACGGCCGCGCGGTCCGGATCCAGCGCGCCATCGCGAGGCTCCGGCTCGGCCAGCCCGCGGCGGCCCGGCGCGAGCTGGAGGCGACGGGGCGAGACGGCCGTATGCCGGCCGAGGCCGCGGTCTGGTACGCCCTCGCCGACGTCGCGCTGGGCCGCGCCCCCCGCGCCCGCGCCCTGCTCGAGAAGCTCTCGCTGGCACGCACCCCGCCCCCGCTCGTGCACGCCGCCCTCGGCCGGGCGCTCGAGGCCGAGGGCAACCTCGCCGGCGCCGAGCGCGCCTATCGCACCGCCGCCGAGCGCGAGCCCGACGCGCCGGAGGGGCTGGCCGGGCTCGGCCGCGTGCTGGTCGCGCGGGGGCACGCCAAGGACGCCATCGCGCCGCTCGAGGACGCGGTGCGGATGGATCCCGCCGACCTCGAGGCGCGCCGCGCGCTCGGGGAGGCCCGGCTCGTGGCGGGGCTCGCAGGCTCCGCGCGCGCGGAGCTCGACGCCGTGCTCCTCGCGCGGCCGAACGACGTCCCGGCCCTCACCCTCCTCTCGGCCGCGTGGCTCGCCGAGGGCGAGGCCTCCGAGGCGCGGCGCGCCGCCGAGCGCGCCGTCGCCGCCGGACCGCGCGACGGGCGCGCGCTCCTCGCCGCGGCGCGCGCCGCCCACGTCGCGGGCGATCTCGCCGCCGCGAAGCCCCTCGCCGCGCGCGCGCTCAAGGCAGGGCTGCGCGGCGACGACACGGTCGAGGCGAAGAAGATCCTGACGTTCGCCGGCAAGCAGGTCGCGATGAACGCCCCCTCGTCGGCGAAGAAGGTCCCCGCGGCGGTCAGCAAGCCGGCGCGGCGCCGCTAG
- the radC gene encoding DNA repair protein RadC: protein MSKRSAEAVHERMQQVGLRALSDAELLAILLGPTAGVRSIRDAAQRLLDALPLSQIAWAPPEELQQQPGIGPARAAAIAAAFELGRRGGWSPPKRGERILDPARVFELMRPLAHAEREEFHTVLLDVRGRLIKTVKIAEGSLTQCPVSPRDALREPVRSGAHGVVFVHNHPSGGDPSPSADDADLTERLRAAAELVGVLARDHVIVAAGGYYSFVEAGRWRR from the coding sequence GTGAGCAAGCGATCCGCCGAGGCCGTCCATGAGCGCATGCAGCAGGTGGGACTGCGTGCGCTGTCGGACGCGGAGCTGCTCGCTATCCTGCTCGGGCCTACCGCAGGTGTGAGATCGATCCGCGACGCCGCCCAGCGGCTGCTCGATGCGCTGCCGCTGTCCCAGATCGCCTGGGCCCCGCCGGAGGAGCTACAGCAGCAGCCCGGCATCGGCCCAGCGAGGGCGGCGGCAATCGCCGCCGCGTTCGAACTCGGCCGGCGCGGAGGATGGTCGCCGCCGAAGCGGGGCGAGCGGATTCTCGACCCTGCGCGGGTGTTCGAGCTGATGAGGCCCCTCGCGCACGCCGAGCGGGAGGAGTTCCACACCGTGCTACTCGACGTGCGCGGGCGGCTCATCAAGACAGTGAAGATCGCCGAGGGCTCGCTCACGCAGTGCCCGGTGTCGCCCCGAGACGCGCTGCGCGAGCCGGTCCGGAGCGGCGCGCACGGGGTGGTGTTTGTGCACAACCACCCGAGCGGCGGGGACCCGAGTCCGAGCGCGGACGACGCGGATCTCACAGAACGCCTGCGCGCCGCGGCCGAGCTTGTCGGCGTGCTCGCGCGGGATCACGTGATCGTGGCGGCGGGCGGCTACTATAGCTTCGTCGAGGCGGGGAGGTGGCGGCGTTGA
- a CDS encoding RadC family protein — protein sequence MPPIVSDTAAPAHDRPRARLLSDGPRALSDADLVALLLGAGSSRLSPRAAALALLEAIPLAELAWAPPDAIASAPGVGIARAAAIAAAFELGRRAAWSPPRRGERCLDPRRVSELLRHAAHAEREGFHVVLLDVRGRLLRAVQVAEGSLSQCPVSPRDALRPAVREGAHGVVFVHNHPSGVMRTSALCAAASAIALWREIAASDRPHNLAGAEVAS from the coding sequence ATGCCGCCCATCGTCTCCGACACGGCCGCTCCCGCCCACGACCGCCCGCGGGCGCGGCTCCTCTCCGACGGACCGCGGGCGCTCTCCGACGCGGACCTGGTGGCGCTCCTGCTCGGCGCCGGCTCGTCCCGCCTGTCCCCGCGCGCGGCGGCGCTGGCGCTCCTCGAGGCGATCCCGCTGGCGGAGCTGGCCTGGGCGCCGCCCGACGCGATCGCGAGCGCGCCGGGCGTGGGGATCGCGCGGGCGGCCGCGATCGCGGCGGCCTTCGAGCTCGGCAGGCGCGCGGCGTGGTCGCCCCCGCGGCGCGGGGAGCGCTGCCTCGACCCGCGCCGCGTGTCCGAGCTGCTCCGCCACGCCGCCCACGCGGAGCGCGAGGGCTTCCACGTCGTGCTGCTCGACGTGCGCGGGCGCCTCCTGCGCGCCGTCCAGGTCGCGGAGGGCTCGCTCTCGCAGTGCCCCGTCTCGCCGCGCGACGCGCTCCGGCCGGCGGTGCGGGAGGGAGCGCACGGCGTCGTGTTCGTGCACAACCACCCGAGCGGCGTTATGCGGACCTCCGCGTTATGTGCAGCGGCCTCCGCGATCGCGCTCTGGCGTGAGATCGCCGCGTCGGATCGTCCGCATAATCTCGCCGGTGCCGAGGTGGCGTCGTGA
- a CDS encoding JAB domain-containing protein yields the protein MAATLLSPDDADLTERLRAGAELVGVLARDHVIVAAGGYYSFVEAGRRRR from the coding sequence ATTGCGGCGACCCTTCTCAGCCCGGACGACGCCGACCTCACGGAGCGGCTGCGCGCCGGGGCGGAGCTGGTCGGGGTGCTCGCGCGCGATCACGTGATCGTCGCGGCCGGGGGCTACTACAGCTTCGTGGAGGCGGGGCGGCGGCGACGGTGA
- a CDS encoding NAD(P)-dependent oxidoreductase, with amino-acid sequence MNKCIFLAGASGAIGRRLAPLLVADGWRVVGTTRSTDKAPLLRAMGVDPVVVDVFDAAALRSIVADVRPEVVIHQLTDLPYALDASQMSDALVRNARLRDEGTRNLVAASVHAGARRLIAQSIGFIYAEGRTPHREEDPLLPETHPTYGGTVTGVLSLERQVLEAPLEGVVLRYGLFYGPGTGFDAPIGPGSVHVDAAAKAAQLAITGARPGVYNVAERDGSVDVEKATRDLGWDAGFRIA; translated from the coding sequence ATGAACAAGTGCATCTTCCTCGCGGGAGCGTCCGGCGCGATCGGCCGGCGCCTCGCTCCCCTCCTCGTGGCGGACGGCTGGCGCGTGGTCGGCACCACGCGATCCACCGACAAGGCGCCCCTCCTGCGCGCGATGGGCGTCGACCCGGTGGTCGTCGACGTCTTCGACGCCGCCGCGCTGCGGAGCATCGTGGCCGACGTCCGGCCCGAGGTCGTCATCCACCAGCTCACGGATCTGCCCTACGCGCTCGACGCGAGCCAGATGAGCGACGCCCTCGTGCGCAACGCGCGCCTGCGGGACGAGGGCACCCGCAACCTCGTCGCGGCGTCGGTACACGCCGGCGCCCGGCGGCTGATCGCCCAGAGCATCGGGTTCATCTACGCGGAGGGCCGCACGCCCCACCGCGAGGAGGATCCGCTCCTGCCGGAGACGCACCCGACCTACGGCGGGACGGTGACCGGCGTCCTCAGCCTGGAGCGGCAGGTGCTGGAGGCGCCGCTCGAGGGCGTCGTCCTGCGCTACGGGCTGTTCTACGGGCCCGGGACGGGCTTCGACGCGCCCATCGGCCCTGGCTCCGTGCACGTGGACGCCGCCGCGAAGGCCGCGCAGCTCGCGATCACGGGAGCGCGGCCGGGCGTCTACAACGTCGCCGAGCGGGACGGCTCGGTGGACGTCGAGAAGGCCACCCGCGACCTCGGGTGGGACGCGGGCTTCAGGATCGCGTGA
- a CDS encoding YceI family protein produces the protein MKRLLLSLALLPGLALAQASTWTIDPSHTHASFTVRHMVISSVRGEFGKTAGTVKLDEKDPTRSSVEAVIETASVNTREQKRDDHLRSPDFFDAEKNPKITFRSTKVEKAGRGKLKVKGDLTMNGVTKPVVLDVEGPTPAIVDMQGNSRRGIAARTTLNRKDFGLDWNKMVEAGPVVGDEVKVEIEAELVKQGPQTMDAG, from the coding sequence ATGAAGCGGCTTCTCCTCTCCCTGGCGCTCCTGCCGGGCCTCGCGCTCGCGCAGGCGAGCACCTGGACCATCGATCCCAGCCACACGCACGCGAGCTTCACGGTGCGGCACATGGTGATCTCGAGCGTGCGCGGCGAGTTCGGCAAGACGGCCGGCACGGTGAAGCTCGACGAGAAGGACCCCACGAGGTCGAGCGTCGAGGCGGTGATCGAGACCGCCAGCGTCAACACCCGCGAGCAGAAGCGCGACGACCACCTGCGCTCGCCCGACTTCTTCGACGCCGAGAAAAACCCGAAGATCACCTTCAGGTCCACCAAGGTCGAGAAGGCGGGCCGGGGGAAGCTCAAGGTGAAGGGGGACCTCACCATGAACGGCGTGACGAAGCCGGTGGTGCTCGACGTCGAGGGGCCGACCCCGGCGATCGTCGACATGCAGGGCAACTCCCGCCGCGGCATCGCCGCGCGGACCACGCTCAACCGCAAGGACTTCGGCCTCGACTGGAACAAGATGGTCGAGGCCGGGCCGGTGGTCGGCGACGAGGTGAAGGTCGAGATCGAGGCGGAGCTGGTGAAGCAGGGCCCGCAGACGATGGACGCCGGTTAG